One region of Skermanella mucosa genomic DNA includes:
- a CDS encoding cytochrome c — MASWLLRLGVPLALAAGGAAPSLAQTAGEDPVKRGEYIFNAAGCLGCHTESKEAPRLAGGRALKTPFGTFYGPNITPDPDTGIGGWTDEDFIRALREGRSPDGTAYFPVFPYTSFTHLTDQDLRDLKAYLDAQPAVSKPNRPHDVSPPFGWRFLLPAWQALFLEDGGLPPEPGRDAQWERGRYLVQAAGHCGECHSPRNFLGAIDHDRMLAGSADGPEGKPVPNITSDPENGVGKWSPGEIAFLLEIGMMPDGDFVGGGMNEVVENSTSKLSAEDREAIAAYLLTVPPGG, encoded by the coding sequence GTGGCTTCCTGGCTTCTACGCCTGGGCGTGCCGCTGGCCCTTGCGGCCGGCGGTGCAGCCCCCTCGTTGGCCCAGACGGCCGGGGAAGATCCGGTCAAGCGCGGCGAGTACATCTTCAATGCCGCCGGTTGCCTGGGCTGCCACACCGAATCCAAGGAAGCCCCCCGGCTGGCCGGCGGGCGGGCCCTGAAGACACCGTTCGGCACCTTCTACGGGCCGAACATAACCCCCGACCCGGACACCGGGATCGGGGGCTGGACCGACGAGGATTTCATCCGCGCGCTGCGCGAGGGCCGCTCGCCGGACGGCACGGCCTATTTCCCGGTCTTCCCCTATACCTCGTTCACCCATCTGACCGACCAGGACCTGCGCGACCTCAAGGCCTATCTGGACGCCCAGCCCGCCGTGTCGAAGCCGAACCGGCCCCACGACGTGTCGCCGCCCTTCGGCTGGCGCTTCCTGCTGCCGGCCTGGCAGGCCCTGTTCCTGGAGGACGGCGGCCTGCCGCCCGAGCCCGGCCGCGATGCGCAATGGGAGCGCGGGCGCTATCTCGTCCAGGCGGCGGGGCACTGCGGCGAATGCCACAGCCCGCGCAACTTCCTGGGCGCGATCGACCACGACCGGATGCTCGCCGGCTCGGCCGACGGTCCGGAAGGCAAGCCCGTGCCGAACATAACGTCCGATCCCGAGAACGGCGTCGGCAAATGGTCGCCGGGCGAAATCGCCTTCCTGCTGGAGATCGGCATGATGCCCGACGGCGACTTCGTCGGCGGCGGCATGAACGAGGTGGTGGAGAACAGCACGTCCAAGCTTAGCGCCGAGGACCGGGAGGCGATCGCGGCCTATCTGCTGACCGTGCCGCCGGGCGGATGA
- a CDS encoding metallophosphoesterase family protein, whose amino-acid sequence MTILFCGDPHGSFSQIIRAVAAKRPKAVVIVGDHDLEQPLEEALAPVVSAGVPVWWIPGNHDGDRVHWYSNLFDSGLAGFNLHGQVVEMAPGLRVAGLGGVFRGRIWHPSEGDGTPRHPNRDSYLDSLPTGHRWRGGLPLAQRVSIWWEDYQKLKAQRADVLVCHEAPSSHRHGFAVLDELARSMGARLIIHGHHHIGYQVMLPAGLRVVGIARAGLWRLAVPAKAARVRQDATHH is encoded by the coding sequence ATGACGATCCTCTTCTGCGGCGATCCCCACGGCAGCTTCTCCCAGATCATCAGGGCCGTCGCCGCCAAGCGGCCGAAGGCGGTCGTGATCGTCGGCGACCACGACCTGGAACAGCCGCTGGAAGAGGCGCTGGCCCCGGTCGTATCGGCGGGCGTTCCGGTCTGGTGGATTCCAGGCAACCATGACGGCGACCGGGTCCACTGGTACAGCAACCTCTTCGACAGCGGCTTGGCCGGCTTCAACCTGCATGGGCAGGTGGTCGAAATGGCTCCCGGCCTTCGCGTCGCCGGCTTGGGCGGCGTGTTCCGCGGGCGCATCTGGCACCCATCCGAAGGCGACGGGACGCCGCGCCATCCGAACCGGGATTCCTATCTGGACTCCCTGCCGACCGGCCACCGCTGGCGGGGCGGGTTGCCCCTGGCGCAACGGGTGTCGATCTGGTGGGAGGATTACCAGAAACTCAAGGCGCAACGCGCCGACGTGCTGGTGTGCCACGAAGCGCCCAGCAGCCACAGGCACGGGTTTGCCGTGCTGGACGAACTCGCCCGCTCGATGGGGGCCCGTCTGATCATCCACGGCCACCACCATATCGGCTATCAGGTCATGCTTCCTGCGGGGCTGCGCGTCGTCGGGATCGCGCGCGCCGGATTGTGGCGGCTCGCCGTGCCCGCAAAGGCTGCCCGGGTTCGCCAGGACGCGACACATCATTAG
- a CDS encoding PAS-domain containing protein, translating into MPDRQFARDDDGGTVDPTRAGQQLILDAIPFPVAVLRRCDEVVLYVNTPLARIANQDAASMMGRRSTVKYATRADYEDVQAALEQAGRIDEREVRLRNIDGRIFWVTLSAVLIPYHGEDAFLVGFTDITARKQAEVVQRELIDAVPVPLVLARTSDARILQINRRASELFGIASDLAVGRYATDFYVVEEERRRLGMLLREDGQVDEFEVQLADSMRRPFWALLSARLFDHKGEQASLTAVNVINERKRIEQELAVERAMLKATLENMDQAMLITDRDLRVIGWNRRCVELLGLPAEFLESGPTKDEIAAYLADQGDFDTLSESEVGLFRGDQRALLESRPIYERRRPNGTVVEARSNRLPGGGFVCSYTDITKRKAAEDELRASKEAAELAYTGLQQAKNSLIQAEKMAALGSLVAGVAHEINTPIGTALTAASHLGERTAEFRAQFQGGKLKKSEAERYLETAVETSAIMVATIGRAAELIQSFKQVAVDQSTDIRRRFNLSTYIAEILLSLKPRLKQTQHAVVVDCPHDLEIDSYPGALSQVLTNFVMNSILHGFSEGQIGTITISAELQDSATVVIRYADTGRGIPEKNLARIFEPFFTTRRGTGGTGLGLHIVYNIVTQSLGGTIEVRSAVGEGAAFILAIPRTAPGQVELWIDER; encoded by the coding sequence GTGCCGGACCGGCAGTTCGCTCGCGACGACGACGGCGGGACGGTGGATCCGACCCGGGCCGGCCAGCAGCTCATCCTCGACGCCATACCGTTCCCGGTCGCCGTCCTGCGGCGCTGCGACGAGGTGGTCCTCTACGTCAATACGCCGCTGGCCAGGATCGCCAACCAGGACGCCGCGTCCATGATGGGCCGCCGCTCCACGGTCAAGTACGCCACGCGGGCCGACTACGAGGATGTCCAGGCGGCCCTGGAGCAGGCTGGCCGGATCGACGAGCGCGAGGTGCGGCTGCGCAATATCGACGGCAGGATCTTCTGGGTCACCCTGTCGGCGGTGCTGATCCCCTACCATGGCGAGGACGCCTTCCTTGTGGGCTTCACCGACATCACGGCGCGCAAGCAGGCGGAGGTCGTCCAGCGCGAGCTGATCGACGCGGTGCCCGTGCCGCTGGTGCTCGCCAGGACCTCGGATGCCAGGATCCTCCAGATCAACCGGCGGGCGTCCGAACTGTTCGGGATCGCCTCCGACCTCGCGGTGGGGCGCTATGCCACGGACTTCTACGTGGTGGAGGAGGAGCGGCGGCGCCTCGGCATGCTGCTGCGCGAGGACGGGCAGGTGGACGAGTTCGAGGTCCAGCTGGCCGACAGCATGAGAAGGCCGTTCTGGGCGCTGCTCTCGGCGCGGCTGTTCGACCACAAGGGCGAGCAGGCCAGCCTGACCGCGGTCAACGTGATCAACGAGCGCAAGCGCATCGAGCAGGAATTGGCGGTCGAGCGGGCCATGCTGAAGGCCACGCTGGAAAACATGGACCAGGCCATGCTGATCACCGACCGCGACCTTCGGGTGATCGGATGGAACAGGCGCTGCGTCGAGCTTCTGGGACTTCCCGCCGAGTTCCTGGAGAGCGGCCCGACCAAGGACGAGATCGCAGCTTATCTCGCGGATCAGGGCGACTTCGATACCCTGTCCGAGTCGGAGGTCGGCCTGTTCCGGGGCGACCAGCGGGCGCTGCTCGAAAGCCGGCCGATCTACGAGCGGCGGCGCCCCAACGGGACCGTGGTGGAGGCGCGCAGCAACCGCCTGCCCGGCGGGGGCTTCGTGTGCAGCTATACCGACATCACCAAGCGCAAGGCCGCCGAGGACGAGTTGCGCGCCTCGAAGGAGGCGGCGGAACTGGCTTATACCGGCCTTCAGCAGGCCAAGAACAGCCTGATCCAGGCGGAGAAGATGGCGGCGCTCGGCTCGCTGGTCGCGGGCGTCGCCCACGAGATCAACACGCCGATCGGAACGGCGTTGACCGCGGCCTCCCACCTGGGCGAACGGACGGCGGAGTTCCGCGCCCAGTTCCAGGGCGGCAAGCTGAAGAAGTCGGAAGCCGAGCGCTACCTCGAGACCGCGGTCGAGACGTCGGCGATCATGGTCGCCACCATCGGCCGCGCGGCCGAGCTGATCCAGAGCTTCAAGCAGGTGGCGGTGGACCAGTCCACGGACATCCGGCGCCGCTTCAACCTCTCGACTTACATCGCCGAGATCCTGCTCAGCCTGAAGCCGCGGCTGAAACAGACCCAGCACGCGGTCGTGGTGGACTGTCCGCATGATCTTGAAATCGACAGCTACCCGGGTGCATTATCCCAGGTGTTGACCAATTTCGTGATGAATTCGATCCTCCATGGCTTCTCCGAAGGGCAGATCGGGACGATCACGATCTCTGCGGAGTTGCAAGACAGCGCCACCGTGGTGATACGATATGCCGACACCGGGCGGGGCATCCCGGAAAAGAACCTGGCGCGCATCTTCGAGCCCTTCTTCACCACCAGGCGGGGAACGGGGGGCACAGGACTGGGGCTGCACATCGTTTACAACATCGTGACCCAGAGCCTGGGTGGCACCATCGAAGTGCGGAGCGCCGTGGGAGAGGGCGCCGCCTTCATCCTTGCCATTCCCAGGACCGCCCCGGGTCAAGTGGAGCTTTGGATCGACGAGCGATGA
- a CDS encoding response regulator, whose product MTAIDGEIGDDDDLLFVDETDGEGGEDESSALDSPTANRRRIKPWKVMIVDDDREVHAITKVVLSDFVFDDRPLEFISAFSASEACHLILEHPDTAVVLLDVVMETDDAGLRCVEFIRRTAGNEQVRVILRTGQPGQAPERQVIVNYDINDYKSKSELTSQKLFTAVVAALRSYQHIISIDMSRRGLEKIIDGSASLFEHRSMSQFVEGVLLQLRSLIHGATGSLLCTVCQDGGVAPVGALQVLASSEMLGVEPGQPLERILSADAVADIRRSLDEGRNIYCADHSVIVFRSRNHSTSVVYLEGHPPLGDLDRNLLEIFCGKVAIAFDNVYLYEQVLNAQKATVYALGKLAEFKDEITGHHVRRIERLTGLIAAELKARDAFPDEIDDRFVDQIGLASILHDVGKVGLPDSILNKPARLTEEEMAVIRQHPTIGGNVLREVAKMVPGRSYLSLGAEVAETHHEKYDGTGYPAGLKGDAIPVSGKITAVADVYDALMHKRPYKEAWTLQDTIDHLKSQSGTHFDPLVVDAFLTILDRGLDEGGLG is encoded by the coding sequence ATGACAGCCATCGACGGAGAAATCGGCGACGACGACGACCTGCTGTTCGTCGACGAAACGGACGGGGAGGGCGGGGAGGACGAGTCCTCCGCCCTCGACAGTCCGACGGCGAACCGCCGCAGGATCAAGCCCTGGAAGGTGATGATCGTCGATGACGACCGGGAGGTCCATGCGATCACCAAGGTGGTCCTCAGCGACTTCGTCTTCGACGACCGGCCGCTCGAATTCATCAGCGCCTTCAGCGCGTCGGAGGCCTGCCACCTGATCCTGGAGCATCCCGACACCGCCGTCGTGCTGCTCGACGTGGTGATGGAGACCGACGACGCGGGGCTGCGCTGCGTCGAGTTCATCCGGCGCACGGCGGGGAACGAGCAGGTCCGGGTCATCCTGCGCACGGGCCAGCCGGGACAGGCGCCCGAGCGCCAGGTGATCGTCAACTACGATATCAACGACTACAAATCCAAGAGCGAGCTGACGTCCCAGAAGCTGTTCACGGCGGTAGTCGCGGCCCTGCGGTCGTACCAGCACATCATCAGCATCGACATGAGCCGCCGCGGGCTGGAGAAGATCATCGACGGATCGGCGTCGCTGTTCGAACACCGCTCCATGAGCCAGTTCGTGGAGGGCGTCCTGCTCCAGCTGCGCTCGCTGATCCACGGGGCTACCGGGTCGCTGCTCTGCACCGTCTGCCAGGACGGCGGCGTGGCGCCGGTAGGCGCGCTCCAGGTGCTGGCCAGCTCGGAAATGCTCGGCGTGGAACCCGGGCAGCCGCTCGAGCGGATCCTTTCGGCCGATGCCGTCGCCGACATAAGGCGATCCCTCGACGAAGGACGTAACATCTACTGCGCCGACCATAGCGTGATCGTGTTCCGCTCGCGCAACCATTCGACCAGCGTCGTCTATCTGGAGGGGCATCCGCCCCTGGGCGACCTGGACCGCAACCTGCTGGAAATCTTCTGCGGCAAGGTCGCGATCGCCTTCGACAACGTCTATCTCTACGAACAGGTGCTCAATGCCCAGAAGGCGACGGTCTACGCGCTGGGCAAGCTGGCCGAGTTCAAGGACGAGATCACCGGTCACCATGTCCGCCGAATCGAGCGCCTGACCGGTCTGATCGCGGCGGAACTGAAGGCGCGCGACGCCTTCCCCGACGAGATCGACGACCGCTTCGTCGACCAGATCGGTCTCGCCAGCATCCTGCACGACGTCGGCAAGGTCGGGCTGCCCGACAGCATCCTGAACAAGCCGGCCCGCCTGACCGAGGAGGAGATGGCCGTGATCCGCCAGCATCCGACGATCGGCGGAAACGTCCTGCGGGAAGTCGCCAAGATGGTGCCGGGCCGCAGCTACCTGAGCCTGGGCGCCGAGGTGGCGGAAACCCATCACGAGAAATACGACGGAACCGGCTATCCCGCCGGCCTGAAGGGCGATGCGATCCCGGTCAGCGGCAAGATCACCGCCGTCGCCGACGTCTACGACGCCCTGATGCACAAGCGCCCCTACAAGGAGGCCTGGACCCTCCAGGACACGATCGATCATCTGAAATCCCAGAGCGGCACCCACTTCGACCCTCTGGTGGTCGACGCCTTCCTGACGATCCTGGACCGCGGACTGGACGAGGGGGGACTCGGCTGA
- a CDS encoding EAL domain-containing protein: MIRKTFRPGATIFFEGQPADCAYIVERGQVEICATRDQTHITLATLGRGEIFGEMAVLDDSVRSAAARATEETEVLIIRRDQLKRRIQEVEPIVGQLLGSLISRFRQAQIGLLNDLPGRDRGTANHLVVSAPTGGTERGESALNWIHREYDLERGLGAGEFEPFFQPIVTIAGGELAGFEALARWRHPDRGLVPPCEFIDLSEKSGLIRQIDLTIMADACALLRRTAGDRPLPFLSVNLSSQHFTDMDVVEGLAKRLEMTGFPAERLKVELTETALVHDPHQAYEVMCRIKDLGVTLALDDFGTGYSSLSYLHKFPFDVLKIDQSFVRALGEQGRTHHIVETIITLARRMGMEVVAEGVETADLIQPLRDLGCTFGQGYHYSRPVPADVMGGMLDQPTGV; this comes from the coding sequence TTGATCCGCAAGACGTTTCGACCAGGTGCAACGATCTTCTTCGAGGGACAGCCGGCCGACTGCGCCTATATCGTCGAGCGGGGACAGGTCGAGATCTGCGCCACCAGGGACCAGACCCACATCACGCTGGCGACGCTCGGCCGGGGCGAGATCTTCGGCGAGATGGCGGTGCTTGACGACAGCGTCCGGTCGGCCGCCGCCCGGGCGACGGAAGAGACGGAGGTGCTGATCATCCGGCGGGACCAGCTTAAGCGACGCATTCAGGAAGTCGAGCCGATCGTCGGGCAGTTGCTCGGCAGCCTGATCAGCCGGTTCAGGCAGGCGCAGATCGGCCTTCTCAACGACCTGCCGGGCCGGGACCGGGGGACGGCGAATCACCTGGTGGTATCGGCTCCCACCGGCGGCACGGAGCGCGGCGAGTCGGCGCTGAACTGGATCCACCGCGAATACGACCTGGAACGGGGCCTCGGCGCCGGGGAGTTCGAGCCGTTCTTCCAGCCGATCGTGACGATCGCGGGCGGCGAACTCGCCGGGTTCGAGGCCCTCGCCCGTTGGCGGCATCCCGACCGCGGCTTGGTGCCGCCGTGCGAGTTCATCGACCTGAGCGAGAAGAGCGGCCTGATCCGGCAGATCGATCTGACCATCATGGCGGATGCCTGCGCGTTGCTGCGCCGGACCGCCGGCGACCGCCCCCTGCCCTTCCTGAGCGTCAACCTGTCGTCGCAGCATTTCACGGATATGGACGTGGTGGAGGGTTTGGCGAAGCGGTTGGAGATGACCGGTTTTCCCGCCGAGCGGCTGAAGGTCGAATTGACCGAGACGGCGCTGGTCCACGATCCGCACCAGGCCTACGAGGTCATGTGCAGGATCAAGGACCTCGGCGTGACCCTGGCGCTCGACGATTTCGGGACCGGCTACTCCAGCCTCTCCTACCTGCACAAGTTTCCGTTCGACGTGCTGAAGATCGACCAGTCGTTCGTCCGGGCGTTGGGCGAACAGGGACGCACCCATCACATCGTCGAAACCATCATCACACTGGCCCGCCGCATGGGCATGGAGGTGGTGGCGGAAGGCGTCGAGACGGCCGACCTGATCCAGCCGCTTCGGGATCTGGGATGCACGTTCGGCCAGGGTTATCATTACAGCCGGCCGGTCCCGGCGGACGTCATGGGCGGGATGCTCGACCAACCCACCGGAGTTTGA
- the thiC gene encoding phosphomethylpyrimidine synthase ThiC, producing MPKDNNPTFTVSTGPLPASRKVHVQGTLYPDLRVALREVDLEPASGEPPVRVYDSSGPYSDPAAEIDIARGLPALRAGWIAVRGDTEAYDGRPIRPEDNGLRQGQRSNLEEFSGPARRPLRARAGAAVTQMAYARRGLVTPEMEYVAIRENLGRQAALEAVRDGRSFGAAIPDHVTPEFVRDEVAKGRAIIPANINHPEIEPMIIGRNFLVKINANIGNSAVASSVAEEVEKMVWATRWGADTVMDLSTGANIHTTREWIIRNAAVPIGTVPIYQALEKVGGRAEELTWDIYRDTLIEQAEQGVDYFTIHAGVRLAHIPLTARRVTGIVSRGGSILAKWCLAHHRENFLYTRFDEICEIMRAYDISFSLGDGLRPGSIADANDAAQFAELETLGELTQVAWKHDVQVMVEGPGHVPMHKIKENMDRQLDVCREAPFYTLGPLTTDIAPGYDHITSGIGAAMIGWFGTAMLCYVTPKEHLGLPDRDDVKVGVVTYKIAAHAADLAKGHPAARLRDDALSRARFDFRWRDQFHLSLDPETAERFHDQTLPAEGAKTAHFCSMCGPKFCSMKITQEVREYAATGMAGMSESFRAGGAEIYRPVE from the coding sequence ATGCCGAAAGACAACAATCCCACCTTCACCGTTTCCACCGGGCCGCTGCCCGCGTCGCGCAAGGTCCATGTTCAGGGCACGCTGTACCCGGACCTGCGGGTGGCGCTCCGCGAGGTTGACCTGGAGCCCGCGAGCGGCGAGCCGCCGGTCCGGGTCTATGACAGCTCAGGCCCTTACAGCGACCCGGCCGCTGAAATCGACATCGCCCGCGGCCTGCCCGCGCTGCGCGCCGGCTGGATCGCGGTCCGCGGCGATACCGAAGCCTATGACGGCCGGCCGATCAGGCCGGAGGACAACGGACTGCGCCAGGGCCAGCGCAGCAACCTTGAGGAGTTCTCCGGCCCCGCCCGCAGGCCGCTGCGGGCACGGGCCGGTGCCGCCGTGACCCAGATGGCCTACGCGCGGCGCGGCCTCGTCACGCCGGAAATGGAGTATGTGGCGATCCGCGAGAACCTCGGCCGGCAGGCGGCGCTCGAAGCGGTGCGCGACGGCCGGTCCTTCGGCGCCGCGATCCCGGACCATGTCACTCCCGAGTTCGTGCGCGACGAGGTGGCGAAAGGCAGGGCGATCATCCCGGCCAACATCAACCACCCGGAGATCGAGCCGATGATCATCGGCCGCAATTTCCTGGTCAAGATCAACGCCAATATCGGCAATTCCGCCGTCGCCTCCTCCGTGGCGGAGGAAGTCGAGAAGATGGTCTGGGCGACCCGCTGGGGGGCCGACACCGTGATGGACCTCTCGACCGGCGCCAATATCCACACCACCCGCGAGTGGATCATCCGCAATGCCGCCGTGCCGATCGGCACCGTCCCGATCTACCAGGCCCTGGAAAAGGTCGGCGGCCGGGCCGAGGAGCTGACCTGGGACATCTACCGCGACACCTTGATCGAGCAGGCGGAGCAGGGCGTCGACTACTTCACCATCCATGCCGGCGTCCGGCTCGCCCATATCCCCCTGACCGCGCGGCGGGTGACCGGCATCGTGTCGCGCGGCGGCTCGATCCTCGCCAAATGGTGCCTGGCGCACCATCGGGAGAACTTCCTCTACACCCGGTTCGATGAGATCTGCGAGATCATGCGGGCCTACGACATAAGCTTCTCGCTGGGCGACGGGCTGCGTCCGGGCTCCATCGCCGATGCCAACGACGCGGCGCAGTTCGCCGAGCTGGAGACGCTGGGGGAATTGACGCAGGTCGCCTGGAAGCATGACGTGCAGGTCATGGTCGAGGGTCCGGGCCACGTGCCGATGCACAAGATCAAGGAGAACATGGACCGGCAGCTCGACGTCTGCCGCGAGGCGCCCTTCTACACGCTCGGCCCGCTGACCACCGACATAGCGCCCGGTTACGACCACATCACCAGCGGCATCGGCGCCGCCATGATCGGCTGGTTCGGCACGGCGATGCTGTGCTACGTGACGCCGAAGGAGCATCTGGGCCTGCCCGACCGCGACGACGTCAAGGTAGGTGTCGTCACCTACAAGATCGCGGCCCACGCCGCCGACCTCGCCAAGGGGCATCCGGCGGCCCGGCTGAGGGACGACGCCCTCAGCCGCGCCCGGTTCGACTTCCGCTGGCGCGACCAGTTCCACCTGTCGCTCGATCCCGAGACGGCGGAGCGGTTCCACGACCAGACCCTGCCGGCGGAAGGCGCCAAGACGGCGCATTTCTGCTCGATGTGCGGCCCGAAATTCTGCTCCATGAAGATCACGCAGGAGGTGAGGGAGTACGCCGCCACCGGCATGGCCGGGATGTCGGAGAGCTTCCGGGCCGGTGGCGCGGAGATCTACCGCCCGGTCGAGTGA
- a CDS encoding terminase small subunit encodes MQFPSRAASPSPAAGPSRSAAAPSIVLTLRQEAFCAAMALGVGGAEAARRAGYSPNGAKQRATLLMRLPEIRVRIDQIRTASSAHRQLRLDDAVAVVSEILDGALEGKSFGLALKAVEFRLKLEGIIQDKRIAHHYHLDVAHPDADLERLDCDPEEELDHIRVPAPAEAPAPAPTPGPAPVMSDASPPAVPAPAPGVEAVTKDDLRVQRRMTRRFGDLPSTTALSTMPDLIPGPRSGSVTPGLVAA; translated from the coding sequence ATGCAGTTCCCGTCCCGCGCAGCATCCCCATCCCCGGCAGCGGGGCCGTCACGCTCCGCTGCCGCCCCCTCGATCGTCCTGACCCTGCGCCAGGAGGCGTTCTGCGCCGCCATGGCCCTCGGGGTCGGGGGCGCGGAGGCGGCCCGCCGGGCCGGCTACTCTCCCAACGGCGCCAAGCAGCGCGCCACCCTGCTGATGCGCCTGCCGGAAATCCGCGTCCGCATCGACCAGATAAGGACGGCGAGCAGCGCCCATCGGCAACTCCGCCTGGACGATGCCGTCGCCGTGGTCAGCGAGATCCTGGACGGAGCCCTGGAGGGGAAAAGCTTCGGCCTCGCCTTGAAAGCGGTGGAATTCCGCCTGAAGCTGGAGGGCATCATTCAGGACAAGCGGATCGCCCATCATTATCATCTGGACGTGGCCCATCCCGACGCCGACCTTGAGCGACTGGACTGCGATCCGGAAGAGGAACTTGATCATATCCGCGTCCCCGCTCCGGCCGAGGCTCCGGCACCCGCGCCGACACCTGGCCCGGCACCCGTCATGTCCGACGCTTCCCCGCCCGCAGTACCTGCTCCCGCTCCCGGCGTGGAGGCGGTGACCAAGGATGACCTTCGGGTCCAGCGGAGGATGACCCGGCGCTTTGGCGACCTTCCCTCGACCACCGCCCTGTCCACCATGCCCGACCTGATCCCGGGCCCGAGGTCCGGAAGCGTCACGCCCGGGCTTGTAGCCGCCTGA
- the cobU gene encoding bifunctional adenosylcobinamide kinase/adenosylcobinamide-phosphate guanylyltransferase yields the protein MMSIPGDPSGAPPGVTLVLGGARSGKSRFAEAMAERAPRPVYLATGRAWDNEMASRIDEHRDRRGPRWTTVEEPLDLAGTLPGLASPDAVVLVDCLTLWVTNLMLEERDVAHETRGLVECLPALAGPVVFVSNEVGLGIVPDNAMARAFRDHAGRLHQEVAAVADSVYLLVAGLPVTVKSNR from the coding sequence ATGATGTCGATTCCAGGAGACCCCTCGGGGGCGCCGCCCGGCGTTACCCTCGTCCTAGGCGGCGCCCGGTCGGGCAAGAGCCGCTTCGCCGAAGCCATGGCCGAGCGGGCGCCGCGCCCGGTCTACCTCGCGACCGGAAGGGCGTGGGACAACGAGATGGCCAGCCGCATCGACGAGCACCGCGACAGGCGCGGTCCGCGCTGGACCACGGTCGAGGAACCGCTCGACCTCGCCGGCACCCTGCCGGGCCTCGCGTCGCCCGACGCGGTCGTGCTGGTCGATTGCCTGACCCTGTGGGTCACCAACCTGATGCTGGAGGAGCGCGACGTCGCGCACGAGACCCGCGGCCTCGTCGAATGCCTGCCTGCCCTGGCCGGCCCCGTGGTGTTCGTCTCCAACGAGGTCGGGCTCGGTATCGTGCCGGACAACGCCATGGCGCGGGCGTTCCGCGACCATGCCGGCCGGCTCCACCAGGAGGTGGCGGCGGTGGCCGACAGCGTCTATCTCCTGGTCGCGGGACTGCCCGTGACCGTCAAAAGCAACCGTTAG
- the cobW gene encoding cobalamin biosynthesis protein CobW: protein MSTKIPATVITGFLGAGKTSLVRHLIENARGRRLALIINEFGDLGVDRELLAGCGVENCREEDIVELTNGCICCTVADDFLPTIEKLLNQPQPPDHIVIETSGLALPKPLVKAFAWPEIRTRVTVDGVIAVIDAEAVAAGRFASDPEAVQAARDADDSLDHESPLEELFEEQVQCADMVVLNKADRVDAATLEAVTATVAKHLRPAVKTVVSVQGGIDPLVLLGLGAAAEDDLDSRPSHHELEGEDHDHDDFDSFVIGLGTVETPEAVEARILAAVAAHDILRIKGFLDVAGKPMRHVVQGVGDRIQRYYDRRWKPEEERRSELVVIGQRGLDRAAVESILRG, encoded by the coding sequence TTGAGCACCAAGATCCCCGCGACGGTCATCACCGGCTTCCTCGGCGCCGGCAAGACCAGCCTGGTCCGCCACCTGATCGAGAACGCCCGCGGCCGCCGGCTGGCCCTGATCATCAACGAGTTCGGCGACCTGGGCGTCGACCGCGAGCTCCTGGCCGGCTGCGGCGTCGAGAACTGCCGGGAGGAGGACATCGTCGAGCTGACCAACGGCTGCATCTGCTGCACCGTCGCCGACGATTTCCTGCCGACCATCGAGAAGCTGCTGAACCAGCCGCAGCCGCCCGACCATATCGTGATCGAAACGTCCGGCCTCGCGCTGCCCAAGCCGCTGGTCAAGGCGTTCGCCTGGCCGGAGATCCGCACCCGCGTGACCGTCGACGGCGTGATCGCCGTGATCGACGCCGAGGCCGTCGCCGCCGGCCGTTTCGCCAGCGACCCGGAAGCCGTGCAGGCGGCGCGCGACGCCGACGACTCCCTGGACCACGAAAGCCCGCTGGAGGAGCTGTTCGAGGAGCAGGTCCAGTGCGCCGACATGGTCGTCCTCAACAAGGCCGACCGGGTCGATGCCGCCACGCTGGAGGCGGTGACCGCGACCGTCGCCAAGCATCTGCGCCCCGCCGTCAAGACGGTGGTGTCGGTCCAGGGCGGCATCGATCCGTTGGTCCTGCTGGGCCTGGGCGCCGCGGCGGAGGACGACCTGGACAGCCGCCCGTCCCACCACGAGCTGGAGGGTGAGGACCACGACCATGACGATTTCGACAGCTTCGTGATCGGCCTCGGCACGGTGGAGACTCCGGAAGCGGTCGAGGCGCGCATCCTGGCCGCTGTCGCCGCCCACGACATCCTTCGGATCAAGGGCTTCCTGGATGTGGCCGGCAAGCCCATGCGCCACGTGGTGCAGGGCGTCGGCGACCGTATCCAGCGCTACTACGACCGGCGCTGGAAGCCGGAGGAGGAGCGCCGGAGCGAGTTGGTGGTGATCGGTCAGCGCGGGCTCGACCGGGCGGCGGTCGAATCCATCCTGCGCGGCTGA